Part of the Diabrotica virgifera virgifera chromosome 6, PGI_DIABVI_V3a genome, atttgtttaaaacagtttagtGTAGCAGGTAATTTGAAAAACCATCTAAAATTACATACTGGGAGAAAATCttataagtgcgaaatttgtCTTAAGCAGTATTCTGAGCAAGGTAACTTGAACAGGCATATGAAAATACACACAGGGGAAAAACTTCACGAGTGTGAAATCTGTTTCAAGCAATTTACTGTAGAAAATCATCTGAAAATACATTTAAGAacacacactggggaaaaaccttataagtgtgaaatttgtcttaagcaGTTTAGTGTAGGAAATAATTTGAAACAGCATTTGCGGATACActctggagaaaaaccatacaagtgtgaaatttgttttaagcagtttactataaaaagtactttgaaaatgcatttgaGAATGCATACTGGAGAGAAACCttataagtgcgaaatttgtCTCTTGCAGTTTTCTCACCAAGGCCATTTGAAGACCCACTTACAGATACACACTGGGGAGAAACCTTATGAATGTGAAGTTTGTTTAAAGCGGTTTACTGTAGCATATTCTTTGAAAATGCATTGGAGAACtcatactggggaaaaaccttacaagtgtgaaatttgccTCTTGCAGTTTGCTCAGCTAAGCCATTTCAAAACGCATGTAAAAATACACACTGGAGACAAatcttataagtgtgaaattggTTTCGAGCAGATTTAGTCCCAGTTATAGTGAAGCGGTGAGCGCCGAGGAGAGCGTTAAGAGTCGCGTTGATAGAGGTTGTAACGAAGCGGTAAGTAATTTATAGTGAAGCGTCGAGGATCGCGGCGAGAAGAGCGCgaaacgtttaaaaattatgtttcacTGAACATAATTTAATGTTTATACTGTAAAATGAACAATAAAGTTAATATCAAAATTAAGATTGTACTTAGATAGGGGAgatatgcctgagacggcatatttttttttaaatgttttgtaatcgataatcgatagagttagacatgtaataaaaatcaaaatcaGTGCTAggaacatttacataaatataacattattttttaacaaggtacatattatagtttttttctgaaaaaataaattttaaagtattacATGTGCCATCTCACCCATATACATGTGGGTAAGATAGCATACCCTTGAAATAAAGGCACCAATCTCAACATAAGtcacaaatattttttttgtagtctTGGGTACACCAGCACATTCGGAATGTGGCCACTTATTGCCACAAATTTGATATCTTAGTTAGGTTTCTCGAGAACGAGATAATGAAGAAGCCATTATAAAAAATGCAAGCAGCATCTTCCTCGTCACTTGTCTCAACATCGACGGAATCGATTTTGTCGGTTCGAATTCCTCTTAAAACGACCCATAACTGTAACGATCAACTTCAgtcatataacaaaattaatgcagtgtaaaaacgcATAAGAGTGAGATGGCATACCTATGCCATCTAATCCACCTGCTTACTATGCCATCTCAAGCAACATTGCAATCATACCGtttttttaacctaatttttcttaagcacatttttaagatataaatcgATACAGGCGTGATAGACATAAGGCAAAAGaacatcacaaaatttaaaaacttaactcgggtgtaaagactcgcgaattataatgtgatacaaaaaaagtcaataaatattttgtcctacttaattaacattccaaaggctactgctgtcaaaataaaactaacatgCATAAGTTCAACAATGTTGACACATTTTAACTTGAGGAACTGAAAACTGTCACACTAGGCACCAAATTTGGAATAGTTTACGAAAAACTCGTGATATGCCATCTCAGCCAGTATGCGGTCTCGGGCATATTTTCCCTACTTGATATTCCCAACTCATCCCCAACCTCTTTTTGTTTCCTACGAAACCGCTATCTGCACCGCTTTTCGCGACGCTATCCTCACATCATTACTATTCGCGATTAAAACTGAATATAGAGGGCAGGCCGAATGCAGTAAAATGGCCGACATACATTCAATTGAGGAACAGTAGaataccgatttgatttaaaatattttaatgtactcataatgttgaaatttactaaaaatttcatAACAGAGACCAAATTtcgattaaaatttattaaaacaagcAGGAACTGGCCCATTACAATCTGATAATTTTAACGGCAAGCTCGGACGGAAAAAGGACGAACGAGAAGTTGCAATCGGAGATTTTGGAATAGGAGTAAGAAACGAAAGAGGCGAAATACTTACTACAACA contains:
- the LOC114333067 gene encoding zinc finger protein 664-like, which produces MEVKEASCKIEIENNEIRDVSLDIFKTEFVKEPKEESNNDACDYLESTDNPVKTQIRQDEYTVMSFEAVQLEDKKSFLQREIRMETMKTASDYSCYEEYVSRQPEETTLNKPRIEQGPYNCDVCFMHFTKARYLQVHLKTHTEKKPHECEICLKQFSQQSYLKKHLKRHLIMNTGKKPYKCEICLKQFSVAGNLKNHLKLHTGRKSYKCEICLKQYSEQGNLNRHMKIHTGEKLHECEICFKQFTVENHLKIHLRTHTGEKPYKCEICLKQFSVGNNLKQHLRIHSGEKPYKCEICFKQFTIKSTLKMHLRMHTGEKPYKCEICLLQFSHQGHLKTHLQIHTGEKPYECEVCLKRFTVAYSLKMHWRTHTGEKPYKCEICLLQFAQLSHFKTHVKIHTGDKSYKCEIGFEQI